In Polyodon spathula isolate WHYD16114869_AA chromosome 27, ASM1765450v1, whole genome shotgun sequence, one DNA window encodes the following:
- the LOC121301354 gene encoding rho GTPase-activating protein 45-like isoform X4, protein MFSRKKRELMKTPSISKKNRTGSPGPQTSSEQPRKDASESATVFLEPSSCPGTPSPLSKLAASTSSAGTLKRPTALSRHASAAGFPMQAAGTWGFSKGHRGALSYSPTVESGDGTIIEVEDISQLLCHVARFAESVEKLKDVVLGEEKLEGRRPLAHECLGEVLRILRQVISMYPLLNTVETLTAAGTLISKVKGFHYESGIEADKKDFEKAIETIAVAFSSSVSELLMGEVDSSTLLSLPPAEKSRSMENLHGGLLGQGVDVTVMKSELHEFGFLSAEEVDIMLQRSEGGVSSALQYAKTVSKYMKELLCYVEKRTLLELEFAKGLQKLYQSCKHTINQEPHMPFLSIYSLALEQDMEQSHGVIQTASTLHNQTFLQPLMLRKQEHEKRRKEIKELWHRAQRKLMEAESNLRKAKQAYMARCEEHDKAKNVTIKAEEDQQGTSSSNTTKSLDKKRRLEEEARNKAEEAEATYRTCIADAKTQKQELEDVKVNVLRQLQEVIKQSDQTLRSATISYYQVMHMQTAPLPVHYQTLCESSKLYDPGQQYASYVKQLRMTEEPEAHYDFEHYAATAASL, encoded by the exons ATGTTCTCCAGAAAGAAACGAGAATTGATGAAAACTCCTTCGATATCAAAGAAGAACAGAACAGGAAGCCCTGGACCACAGACCTCTTCT GAGCAGCCGCGGAAGGATGCATCCGAATCAGCCACCGTGTTCCTAGAGCCCTCCTCCTGCCCCGGGACCCCCTCTCCGCTCAGCAAGCTGGCCGCCAGCACCTCCTCTGCTGGCACGCTGAAGAGACCCACGGCCCTGAGCCGTCACGCCAGCGCGGCTGGCTTTCCCATGCAGGCGGCGGGCACCTGGGGCTTCAGCAAGGGCCACAGGGGGGCGCTCTCGTACAGCCCGACCGTGGAGAGTGGCGACGGGACCATCATCGAGGTGGAGGACATCTCCCAGCTGCTGTGCCACGTGGCCAGATTTGCAGAGAGCGTGGAGAAGCTCAAAGACGTGGTTCTAGGGGAAG AGAAGCTAGAGGGGCGCCGGCCGCTGGCTCACGAGTGTCTGGGGGAGGTGCTTCGGATCCTGCGACAGGTGATCAGCATGTACCCGCTGCTCAACACCGTGGAGACGCTCACCGCCGCAGGCACGCTCATCTCCAAGGTCAAAG GTTTCCACTATGAGTCGGGTATCGAGGCAGACAAGAAGGATTTCGAGAAGGCCATTGAGACCATCGCTGTGGCATTCAGCAGCAG TGTGTCTGAGCTGCTTATGGGTGAAGTGGACAGCAGCACGCTTCTCTCTCTGCCTCCAGCTGAAAAAAGCAGG TCTATGGAGAACCTGCATGGAGGACTGCTGGGTCAGGGAGTGGATGTGACGGTGATGAAGAGCGAGCTGCACGAGTTTG GCTTCCTGAGTGCGGAGGAAGTAGACATCATGCTGCAGCGAAGCGAGGGGGGCGTGTCCTCGGCTCTCCAGTACGCCAAGACCGTCTCCAAGTACATGAAGGAGCTGCTGTGCTACGTGGAGAAGCGCACCTTGCTGG AGCTGGAGTTTGCAAAGGGTCTTCAGAAGCTCTACCAGTCCTGCAAGCACACCATCAATCAGGAG cccCACATGCCATTCCTATCAATCTACTCTCTCGCCCTGGAGCAGGATATGGAGCAGAGTCACGGAGTGATACAGACTGCCAGCACCCTGCACAACCAAACATTTCTGCAG CCGTTGATGCTGCGCAAACAGGAACATGAGAAGAGACGCAAGGAGATAAAGGAGCTGTGGCATCGAGCACAGAGGAAGCTG ATGGAGGCGGAGTCAAACCTGCGCAAGGCGAAGCAGGCGTACATGGCGCGCTGCGAGGAGCACGACAAGGCGAAGAACGTCACGATCAAGGCTGAGGAGGATCAGCAGGgcaccagcagcagcaacacaaccAAGTCCCTGGATAAGAAGAGGAGGCTGGAGGAGGAGGCCCGAAACAAG gcagaGGAGGCTGAGGCCACGTACCGGACCTGCATCGCCGACGCCAAGACCCAGAAGCAAGAGCTGGAGGATGTGAAGGTGAACGTGCTGAGACAGCTGCAGGAGGTCATAAAGCAGAGCGACCAGACCCTGCGATCA gCCACCATCTCGTACTACCAGGTCATGCACATGCAGACTGCGCCCCTGCCTGTGCACTACCAGACCCTGTGTGAGAGCAGCAAGCTGTATGATCCGGGCCAGCAGTACGCCTCCTACGTGAAGCAGCTGCGCATGACGGAGGAGCCAGAGGCACACTACGACTTCGAGCACTACGCAGCGACCGCTGCCAGCCTGTGA
- the LOC121301354 gene encoding rho GTPase-activating protein 45-like isoform X2 gives MLKRGSGGGKTSYSPYTVGQRNKKTNSTTKPKTKLDILPNRPNVWLKQEQPRKDASESATVFLEPSSCPGTPSPLSKLAASTSSAGTLKRPTALSRHASAAGFPMQAAGTWGFSKGHRGALSYSPTVESGDGTIIEVEDISQLLCHVARFAESVEKLKDVVLGEEKLEGRRPLAHECLGEVLRILRQVISMYPLLNTVETLTAAGTLISKVKGFHYESGIEADKKDFEKAIETIAVAFSSSVSELLMGEVDSSTLLSLPPAEKSRSMENLHGGLLGQGVDVTVMKSELHEFGFLSAEEVDIMLQRSEGGVSSALQYAKTVSKYMKELLCYVEKRTLLELEFAKGLQKLYQSCKHTINQEPHMPFLSIYSLALEQDMEQSHGVIQTASTLHNQTFLQPLMLRKQEHEKRRKEIKELWHRAQRKLMEAESNLRKAKQAYMARCEEHDKAKNVTIKAEEDQQGTSSSNTTKSLDKKRRLEEEARNKAEEAEATYRTCIADAKTQKQELEDVKVNVLRQLQEVIKQSDQTLRSATISYYQVMHMQTAPLPVHYQTLCESSKLYDPGQQYASYVKQLRMTEEPEAHYDFEHYAATAASL, from the exons ATGTTAAAACGCGGGTCAGGTGGGGGTAAAACCAGCTACAGTCCTTACACAGTGGgtcaaaggaataaaaaaaccAACTCCACCACTAAACCGAAAACCAAACTGGACATCCTGCCGAACAGACCCAACGTTTGGCTGAAGCAG GAGCAGCCGCGGAAGGATGCATCCGAATCAGCCACCGTGTTCCTAGAGCCCTCCTCCTGCCCCGGGACCCCCTCTCCGCTCAGCAAGCTGGCCGCCAGCACCTCCTCTGCTGGCACGCTGAAGAGACCCACGGCCCTGAGCCGTCACGCCAGCGCGGCTGGCTTTCCCATGCAGGCGGCGGGCACCTGGGGCTTCAGCAAGGGCCACAGGGGGGCGCTCTCGTACAGCCCGACCGTGGAGAGTGGCGACGGGACCATCATCGAGGTGGAGGACATCTCCCAGCTGCTGTGCCACGTGGCCAGATTTGCAGAGAGCGTGGAGAAGCTCAAAGACGTGGTTCTAGGGGAAG AGAAGCTAGAGGGGCGCCGGCCGCTGGCTCACGAGTGTCTGGGGGAGGTGCTTCGGATCCTGCGACAGGTGATCAGCATGTACCCGCTGCTCAACACCGTGGAGACGCTCACCGCCGCAGGCACGCTCATCTCCAAGGTCAAAG GTTTCCACTATGAGTCGGGTATCGAGGCAGACAAGAAGGATTTCGAGAAGGCCATTGAGACCATCGCTGTGGCATTCAGCAGCAG TGTGTCTGAGCTGCTTATGGGTGAAGTGGACAGCAGCACGCTTCTCTCTCTGCCTCCAGCTGAAAAAAGCAGG TCTATGGAGAACCTGCATGGAGGACTGCTGGGTCAGGGAGTGGATGTGACGGTGATGAAGAGCGAGCTGCACGAGTTTG GCTTCCTGAGTGCGGAGGAAGTAGACATCATGCTGCAGCGAAGCGAGGGGGGCGTGTCCTCGGCTCTCCAGTACGCCAAGACCGTCTCCAAGTACATGAAGGAGCTGCTGTGCTACGTGGAGAAGCGCACCTTGCTGG AGCTGGAGTTTGCAAAGGGTCTTCAGAAGCTCTACCAGTCCTGCAAGCACACCATCAATCAGGAG cccCACATGCCATTCCTATCAATCTACTCTCTCGCCCTGGAGCAGGATATGGAGCAGAGTCACGGAGTGATACAGACTGCCAGCACCCTGCACAACCAAACATTTCTGCAG CCGTTGATGCTGCGCAAACAGGAACATGAGAAGAGACGCAAGGAGATAAAGGAGCTGTGGCATCGAGCACAGAGGAAGCTG ATGGAGGCGGAGTCAAACCTGCGCAAGGCGAAGCAGGCGTACATGGCGCGCTGCGAGGAGCACGACAAGGCGAAGAACGTCACGATCAAGGCTGAGGAGGATCAGCAGGgcaccagcagcagcaacacaaccAAGTCCCTGGATAAGAAGAGGAGGCTGGAGGAGGAGGCCCGAAACAAG gcagaGGAGGCTGAGGCCACGTACCGGACCTGCATCGCCGACGCCAAGACCCAGAAGCAAGAGCTGGAGGATGTGAAGGTGAACGTGCTGAGACAGCTGCAGGAGGTCATAAAGCAGAGCGACCAGACCCTGCGATCA gCCACCATCTCGTACTACCAGGTCATGCACATGCAGACTGCGCCCCTGCCTGTGCACTACCAGACCCTGTGTGAGAGCAGCAAGCTGTATGATCCGGGCCAGCAGTACGCCTCCTACGTGAAGCAGCTGCGCATGACGGAGGAGCCAGAGGCACACTACGACTTCGAGCACTACGCAGCGACCGCTGCCAGCCTGTGA
- the LOC121301354 gene encoding rho GTPase-activating protein 45-like isoform X3 translates to MFSRKKRELMKTPSISKKNRTGSPGPQTSSLSVLQEQPRKDASESATVFLEPSSCPGTPSPLSKLAASTSSAGTLKRPTALSRHASAAGFPMQAAGTWGFSKGHRGALSYSPTVESGDGTIIEVEDISQLLCHVARFAESVEKLKDVVLGEEKLEGRRPLAHECLGEVLRILRQVISMYPLLNTVETLTAAGTLISKVKGFHYESGIEADKKDFEKAIETIAVAFSSSVSELLMGEVDSSTLLSLPPAEKSRSMENLHGGLLGQGVDVTVMKSELHEFGFLSAEEVDIMLQRSEGGVSSALQYAKTVSKYMKELLCYVEKRTLLELEFAKGLQKLYQSCKHTINQEPHMPFLSIYSLALEQDMEQSHGVIQTASTLHNQTFLQPLMLRKQEHEKRRKEIKELWHRAQRKLMEAESNLRKAKQAYMARCEEHDKAKNVTIKAEEDQQGTSSSNTTKSLDKKRRLEEEARNKAEEAEATYRTCIADAKTQKQELEDVKVNVLRQLQEVIKQSDQTLRSATISYYQVMHMQTAPLPVHYQTLCESSKLYDPGQQYASYVKQLRMTEEPEAHYDFEHYAATAASL, encoded by the exons ATGTTCTCCAGAAAGAAACGAGAATTGATGAAAACTCCTTCGATATCAAAGAAGAACAGAACAGGAAGCCCTGGACCACAGACCTCTTCT CTTTCCGTTCTCCAGGAGCAGCCGCGGAAGGATGCATCCGAATCAGCCACCGTGTTCCTAGAGCCCTCCTCCTGCCCCGGGACCCCCTCTCCGCTCAGCAAGCTGGCCGCCAGCACCTCCTCTGCTGGCACGCTGAAGAGACCCACGGCCCTGAGCCGTCACGCCAGCGCGGCTGGCTTTCCCATGCAGGCGGCGGGCACCTGGGGCTTCAGCAAGGGCCACAGGGGGGCGCTCTCGTACAGCCCGACCGTGGAGAGTGGCGACGGGACCATCATCGAGGTGGAGGACATCTCCCAGCTGCTGTGCCACGTGGCCAGATTTGCAGAGAGCGTGGAGAAGCTCAAAGACGTGGTTCTAGGGGAAG AGAAGCTAGAGGGGCGCCGGCCGCTGGCTCACGAGTGTCTGGGGGAGGTGCTTCGGATCCTGCGACAGGTGATCAGCATGTACCCGCTGCTCAACACCGTGGAGACGCTCACCGCCGCAGGCACGCTCATCTCCAAGGTCAAAG GTTTCCACTATGAGTCGGGTATCGAGGCAGACAAGAAGGATTTCGAGAAGGCCATTGAGACCATCGCTGTGGCATTCAGCAGCAG TGTGTCTGAGCTGCTTATGGGTGAAGTGGACAGCAGCACGCTTCTCTCTCTGCCTCCAGCTGAAAAAAGCAGG TCTATGGAGAACCTGCATGGAGGACTGCTGGGTCAGGGAGTGGATGTGACGGTGATGAAGAGCGAGCTGCACGAGTTTG GCTTCCTGAGTGCGGAGGAAGTAGACATCATGCTGCAGCGAAGCGAGGGGGGCGTGTCCTCGGCTCTCCAGTACGCCAAGACCGTCTCCAAGTACATGAAGGAGCTGCTGTGCTACGTGGAGAAGCGCACCTTGCTGG AGCTGGAGTTTGCAAAGGGTCTTCAGAAGCTCTACCAGTCCTGCAAGCACACCATCAATCAGGAG cccCACATGCCATTCCTATCAATCTACTCTCTCGCCCTGGAGCAGGATATGGAGCAGAGTCACGGAGTGATACAGACTGCCAGCACCCTGCACAACCAAACATTTCTGCAG CCGTTGATGCTGCGCAAACAGGAACATGAGAAGAGACGCAAGGAGATAAAGGAGCTGTGGCATCGAGCACAGAGGAAGCTG ATGGAGGCGGAGTCAAACCTGCGCAAGGCGAAGCAGGCGTACATGGCGCGCTGCGAGGAGCACGACAAGGCGAAGAACGTCACGATCAAGGCTGAGGAGGATCAGCAGGgcaccagcagcagcaacacaaccAAGTCCCTGGATAAGAAGAGGAGGCTGGAGGAGGAGGCCCGAAACAAG gcagaGGAGGCTGAGGCCACGTACCGGACCTGCATCGCCGACGCCAAGACCCAGAAGCAAGAGCTGGAGGATGTGAAGGTGAACGTGCTGAGACAGCTGCAGGAGGTCATAAAGCAGAGCGACCAGACCCTGCGATCA gCCACCATCTCGTACTACCAGGTCATGCACATGCAGACTGCGCCCCTGCCTGTGCACTACCAGACCCTGTGTGAGAGCAGCAAGCTGTATGATCCGGGCCAGCAGTACGCCTCCTACGTGAAGCAGCTGCGCATGACGGAGGAGCCAGAGGCACACTACGACTTCGAGCACTACGCAGCGACCGCTGCCAGCCTGTGA
- the LOC121301354 gene encoding rho GTPase-activating protein 45-like isoform X1, producing MLKRGSGGGKTSYSPYTVGQRNKKTNSTTKPKTKLDILPNRPNVWLKQLSVLQEQPRKDASESATVFLEPSSCPGTPSPLSKLAASTSSAGTLKRPTALSRHASAAGFPMQAAGTWGFSKGHRGALSYSPTVESGDGTIIEVEDISQLLCHVARFAESVEKLKDVVLGEEKLEGRRPLAHECLGEVLRILRQVISMYPLLNTVETLTAAGTLISKVKGFHYESGIEADKKDFEKAIETIAVAFSSSVSELLMGEVDSSTLLSLPPAEKSRSMENLHGGLLGQGVDVTVMKSELHEFGFLSAEEVDIMLQRSEGGVSSALQYAKTVSKYMKELLCYVEKRTLLELEFAKGLQKLYQSCKHTINQEPHMPFLSIYSLALEQDMEQSHGVIQTASTLHNQTFLQPLMLRKQEHEKRRKEIKELWHRAQRKLMEAESNLRKAKQAYMARCEEHDKAKNVTIKAEEDQQGTSSSNTTKSLDKKRRLEEEARNKAEEAEATYRTCIADAKTQKQELEDVKVNVLRQLQEVIKQSDQTLRSATISYYQVMHMQTAPLPVHYQTLCESSKLYDPGQQYASYVKQLRMTEEPEAHYDFEHYAATAASL from the exons ATGTTAAAACGCGGGTCAGGTGGGGGTAAAACCAGCTACAGTCCTTACACAGTGGgtcaaaggaataaaaaaaccAACTCCACCACTAAACCGAAAACCAAACTGGACATCCTGCCGAACAGACCCAACGTTTGGCTGAAGCAG CTTTCCGTTCTCCAGGAGCAGCCGCGGAAGGATGCATCCGAATCAGCCACCGTGTTCCTAGAGCCCTCCTCCTGCCCCGGGACCCCCTCTCCGCTCAGCAAGCTGGCCGCCAGCACCTCCTCTGCTGGCACGCTGAAGAGACCCACGGCCCTGAGCCGTCACGCCAGCGCGGCTGGCTTTCCCATGCAGGCGGCGGGCACCTGGGGCTTCAGCAAGGGCCACAGGGGGGCGCTCTCGTACAGCCCGACCGTGGAGAGTGGCGACGGGACCATCATCGAGGTGGAGGACATCTCCCAGCTGCTGTGCCACGTGGCCAGATTTGCAGAGAGCGTGGAGAAGCTCAAAGACGTGGTTCTAGGGGAAG AGAAGCTAGAGGGGCGCCGGCCGCTGGCTCACGAGTGTCTGGGGGAGGTGCTTCGGATCCTGCGACAGGTGATCAGCATGTACCCGCTGCTCAACACCGTGGAGACGCTCACCGCCGCAGGCACGCTCATCTCCAAGGTCAAAG GTTTCCACTATGAGTCGGGTATCGAGGCAGACAAGAAGGATTTCGAGAAGGCCATTGAGACCATCGCTGTGGCATTCAGCAGCAG TGTGTCTGAGCTGCTTATGGGTGAAGTGGACAGCAGCACGCTTCTCTCTCTGCCTCCAGCTGAAAAAAGCAGG TCTATGGAGAACCTGCATGGAGGACTGCTGGGTCAGGGAGTGGATGTGACGGTGATGAAGAGCGAGCTGCACGAGTTTG GCTTCCTGAGTGCGGAGGAAGTAGACATCATGCTGCAGCGAAGCGAGGGGGGCGTGTCCTCGGCTCTCCAGTACGCCAAGACCGTCTCCAAGTACATGAAGGAGCTGCTGTGCTACGTGGAGAAGCGCACCTTGCTGG AGCTGGAGTTTGCAAAGGGTCTTCAGAAGCTCTACCAGTCCTGCAAGCACACCATCAATCAGGAG cccCACATGCCATTCCTATCAATCTACTCTCTCGCCCTGGAGCAGGATATGGAGCAGAGTCACGGAGTGATACAGACTGCCAGCACCCTGCACAACCAAACATTTCTGCAG CCGTTGATGCTGCGCAAACAGGAACATGAGAAGAGACGCAAGGAGATAAAGGAGCTGTGGCATCGAGCACAGAGGAAGCTG ATGGAGGCGGAGTCAAACCTGCGCAAGGCGAAGCAGGCGTACATGGCGCGCTGCGAGGAGCACGACAAGGCGAAGAACGTCACGATCAAGGCTGAGGAGGATCAGCAGGgcaccagcagcagcaacacaaccAAGTCCCTGGATAAGAAGAGGAGGCTGGAGGAGGAGGCCCGAAACAAG gcagaGGAGGCTGAGGCCACGTACCGGACCTGCATCGCCGACGCCAAGACCCAGAAGCAAGAGCTGGAGGATGTGAAGGTGAACGTGCTGAGACAGCTGCAGGAGGTCATAAAGCAGAGCGACCAGACCCTGCGATCA gCCACCATCTCGTACTACCAGGTCATGCACATGCAGACTGCGCCCCTGCCTGTGCACTACCAGACCCTGTGTGAGAGCAGCAAGCTGTATGATCCGGGCCAGCAGTACGCCTCCTACGTGAAGCAGCTGCGCATGACGGAGGAGCCAGAGGCACACTACGACTTCGAGCACTACGCAGCGACCGCTGCCAGCCTGTGA